From Roseibium alexandrii DFL-11, the proteins below share one genomic window:
- a CDS encoding TetR/AcrR family transcriptional regulator has protein sequence MSKSTKNTKCQILTAALEVVRRAGSPALTLDAVAEEAGLSKGGLLYNFPSKDALIRGMVEFLAGKFEAEIAAARENSGGAASPTLAAMVDVTEGWLSEQRDVARAILPATADKPDLRQPFIDVKLRLRAAILKETSQLGAAWVIWTSLEGLHFSEAHCVSTLTDEDRTAVFEELRGRLKELNQ, from the coding sequence ATGTCGAAGTCTACCAAAAACACAAAATGTCAGATCTTGACCGCAGCACTCGAGGTCGTCAGGCGAGCGGGCTCACCGGCGTTGACGCTTGATGCTGTAGCGGAAGAAGCAGGGCTCTCCAAAGGCGGACTGCTTTACAATTTCCCAAGCAAGGATGCCCTCATTCGGGGCATGGTCGAGTTTCTGGCCGGGAAATTCGAAGCCGAAATTGCCGCCGCGCGTGAAAATTCGGGCGGGGCAGCCTCTCCGACGCTGGCCGCCATGGTAGATGTCACAGAAGGCTGGTTAAGTGAGCAACGCGATGTTGCGCGGGCGATTTTACCGGCGACCGCTGACAAGCCGGACCTTCGCCAGCCATTCATCGACGTCAAGCTCCGGCTGCGGGCCGCGATATTGAAAGAAACATCGCAACTTGGAGCTGCGTGGGTCATTTGGACCAGCCTCGAGGGATTGCATTTTTCCGAAGCGCACTGCGTTTCGACACTGACGGATGAAGACCGGACAGCAGTTTTCGAAGAATTGCGTGGCCGGCTCAAGGAACTCAACCAATAG
- a CDS encoding efflux RND transporter periplasmic adaptor subunit, with product MLALLKTPAARVAAIVLSAGLLAACQDDAIDPIAEAEAKLHAAPRPAKIFTVSDQLGLLERRFAGRVAAVQTVDLSFQVAGRIVELPVLESQQAKKGDLIARLDTADYDRALREATINVEQAKRELDRLATLRDRNVIAVSAFDAQQDKHDLAVEALKEAKLDLEYSELRAPFDGIVSLRLIDNFTTVSVGTPVVRMHDVSEIQVDINVAEALFGRVRDTEVVSIEAKFPAYGDKYFPLIYREHSSQVDDVTQTYRVSLAMPRKGADQLYPGMTASVRVKFLPEGLSLGEMFLIPTGSVAVDGDGQSYVWIYDDGSDAVSKRKVEVGTVMGDYIPVSSGLGAGEDIVAAGAAFLSDGQIVRPLR from the coding sequence ATGTTGGCATTGTTGAAGACGCCCGCCGCAAGGGTGGCAGCGATCGTTTTGTCGGCGGGTTTATTGGCCGCATGCCAGGACGATGCAATAGATCCGATCGCCGAGGCGGAGGCAAAACTTCACGCCGCCCCAAGACCGGCCAAGATCTTTACTGTTTCCGATCAGCTCGGTCTTTTGGAACGCCGGTTTGCCGGACGGGTGGCAGCGGTCCAAACAGTCGATCTTTCCTTCCAGGTTGCTGGCCGGATCGTTGAGTTGCCGGTTCTGGAAAGTCAGCAGGCGAAGAAAGGCGATCTGATCGCACGGCTCGATACCGCCGACTATGATCGCGCACTGCGTGAGGCGACAATCAATGTCGAACAAGCAAAACGCGAGTTGGACCGCCTTGCGACCCTGCGCGACCGGAACGTGATTGCGGTTTCGGCCTTCGACGCACAGCAGGACAAGCATGACCTGGCTGTTGAGGCGCTGAAAGAAGCCAAGCTGGATCTCGAATACTCCGAGCTTCGTGCGCCGTTTGACGGCATTGTTTCCCTGCGTCTGATCGACAATTTCACCACGGTAAGCGTTGGAACACCGGTGGTGCGGATGCACGATGTGTCGGAAATCCAGGTCGACATCAATGTGGCCGAGGCCCTTTTTGGGCGGGTGAGGGACACGGAAGTCGTCTCGATCGAAGCCAAGTTTCCAGCCTACGGCGACAAGTATTTCCCATTGATCTATCGCGAGCACTCTTCCCAGGTCGACGATGTAACACAGACCTACCGTGTTTCGCTTGCAATGCCTCGTAAGGGAGCAGACCAGCTGTACCCGGGAATGACCGCGTCTGTAAGGGTCAAGTTCCTCCCGGAAGGGCTGTCCCTTGGGGAGATGTTTCTCATTCCGACCGGATCGGTCGCCGTTGATGGCGATGGTCAGTCATATGTCTGGATCTATGATGATGGAAGCGATGCCGTCTCAAAACGCAAGGTCGAAGTCGGCACCGTCATGGGCGACTACATCCCGGTGAGTTCGGGCCTTGGAGCTGGCGAAGACATTGTTGCTGCCGGAGCCGCATTCTTGAGTGATGGCCAGATTGTGCGACCGCTGCGCTGA
- a CDS encoding substrate-binding periplasmic protein has protein sequence MKFAAGLIALAAAAVLTPAHAADINLTTEEYKPFNYMEGDKIVGFGAEQVFEIMNRAGLTYDVEMAQWSRAIGLAEKEADYCVFTASHTEARDPLFVWVEPLNVDRTLLIKKAGSDVNATTIDEAMAYSVGTQSQDYTEALLKDKGFPKIDAAKDMETTLKKLAAGRIDMVAVSEAFFNSLKKDGVAVEEAVVLSETVLSMACNPGTNADNVKKMQDALQSMIDDGTQAKILAKYQ, from the coding sequence ATGAAATTTGCCGCTGGCCTCATCGCCCTTGCCGCCGCTGCTGTGCTCACTCCGGCTCACGCTGCGGACATCAACCTCACCACCGAGGAATACAAACCGTTCAACTACATGGAAGGCGACAAGATCGTCGGCTTTGGTGCTGAGCAGGTTTTTGAGATCATGAATCGCGCAGGTCTGACCTATGACGTCGAAATGGCGCAATGGTCCCGTGCAATCGGCCTAGCTGAAAAAGAAGCGGATTACTGCGTGTTTACAGCGTCGCACACAGAGGCGCGTGATCCGTTGTTCGTTTGGGTCGAACCTCTGAATGTCGACCGGACGCTGCTGATCAAAAAAGCTGGATCTGACGTCAACGCCACAACAATCGACGAAGCCATGGCCTACTCGGTCGGCACGCAGTCTCAGGACTACACGGAAGCGTTGTTGAAAGACAAAGGTTTCCCGAAAATCGATGCCGCCAAGGATATGGAAACAACCCTCAAGAAACTGGCAGCTGGCCGGATCGACATGGTCGCTGTATCCGAAGCGTTCTTCAACAGCTTGAAGAAAGACGGCGTCGCGGTCGAAGAAGCGGTTGTCTTGTCCGAGACAGTCCTGTCGATGGCGTGTAATCCGGGCACGAATGCCGACAACGTCAAAAAGATGCAGGACGCGCTTCAGTCGATGATTGATGACGGCACCCAAGCCAAGATCCTGGCGAAATATCAGTAA
- a CDS encoding antibiotic biosynthesis monooxygenase family protein: MPKISEASDYQTVITTFEMTPGTCLDLLEELKDAYREFIQHQPGFIGAGLHVNDAQTRIANYSQWRRREDFLAMLRSDEMRERNRRIHALCKSFEPVMYDVAESFA, encoded by the coding sequence ATGCCAAAGATTTCTGAAGCGAGCGACTACCAAACCGTCATAACAACCTTCGAGATGACACCGGGGACGTGCCTGGACCTCTTGGAAGAGCTGAAAGACGCCTACCGGGAGTTCATACAGCACCAGCCCGGATTTATCGGTGCCGGTCTACACGTCAACGATGCGCAGACACGGATCGCCAATTACTCACAGTGGCGGCGGCGGGAAGACTTTCTGGCCATGCTGCGGTCCGATGAGATGCGCGAGCGCAACCGCCGGATCCATGCCTTGTGCAAGAGCTTTGAACCGGTGATGTATGATGTGGCGGAGAGTTTCGCCTGA
- a CDS encoding efflux RND transporter permease subunit: MDIARYSIQKPVNTWMIVILSLLGGLWALSTVGRLEDPAFTIKEAQVITSYPGATAAEVENEVTEILETAIQQLPQLKEITSVSEPGLSRIRVEIKDTYDGTELPQVWDELRRKVGDEQRALPAGAGTPLVYDDFGDVFGLFYAFTADGYTNRDIRTTVKRIRRELLTVPGVGKVDVSGEPEDVIYLNVDHDKMVGLGISMTDITSVLDAENRIQTNGSGISGDKRIRLMTASAFDDFTGIQDLVIGRPGTTAMIRLSDIATLELGEPERPSRLISHNGQEAVTIGVSQIDGTNIVEVGGLVIEKLAEVEAQLPVGMQIHPIYEQNIVVDESVNGFIINLAASVVIVIAVLALFMGWRAALVVGTVLLLTVMATVLFMRLFAIEMERISLGALIIAMGMLVDNAIVVAEGMMINMQRGMRAIEAASKVVKQTMWPLLGATVIGIMAFSGIGLSPDATGEFLFSLFAVIGISLLLSWIFAITVTPLFGKYFFRTAEGVGDDHDPYKGILYTIYRKFLIGTLHARLLTIAVLIGVTVACVMAFGNVKQAFFPDSNTPLFYVHYWKPQGTDIRSTEADLRDMEAVVLADERVKTVTSFAGGGATRFMLTYSPEDANPAYGHMIIRTHSRDDIDALALDLREQFGERFPSAQIITKRLVFGPGGGAKIEARFSGPDENILKRLGEEARAVFQMPDNRLADVNTDWRQRELVVRPIFDEDRARISGITREELSLSLQFATEGVQVGAYRDIDESIPIVARKAGTDGISVNESVSDSVVWSASQRRYVPVDQVVQEFVMEPQDTLIQRRDRVRTITVAAETTGGETATAALARVRPQIEAIALPRGYALEWGGEYESTNDAQASLGAQLPLGFLVMLIISILLFGSIRQPLIIWLMVPMSINGVAIALLATDTAFGFMSLLGFLSLSGMLIKNAIVLLEEIDLMIREGKEKYQAIVEASVSRMRPVMLAAVTTILGMAPLLSDAFFRGMAVTIMGGLAFATVLTLIAAPVLYALFFRIRPTKTTKTPSSKEETVPTAAAPVPGE, translated from the coding sequence TTGGATATTGCACGTTATTCGATCCAGAAACCGGTCAACACCTGGATGATCGTCATCCTGTCGTTGCTTGGCGGTTTGTGGGCACTCAGCACTGTTGGCCGCCTGGAAGATCCGGCCTTCACCATCAAGGAAGCGCAGGTTATTACCAGCTACCCGGGCGCAACGGCTGCGGAAGTGGAGAACGAGGTCACCGAGATCCTCGAGACCGCGATCCAGCAGCTGCCGCAGCTGAAGGAAATTACGTCTGTTTCCGAACCGGGCCTGTCGCGTATTCGTGTCGAAATCAAAGACACCTATGACGGCACCGAATTGCCGCAGGTGTGGGACGAGCTTCGCCGAAAGGTTGGTGATGAGCAGCGCGCTCTGCCTGCCGGTGCTGGAACGCCGTTGGTCTATGATGATTTCGGCGACGTGTTCGGTCTTTTCTATGCCTTCACCGCAGATGGGTACACCAACCGGGATATTCGCACGACCGTCAAGCGGATCCGGCGCGAGCTGCTCACGGTTCCGGGCGTTGGCAAGGTCGATGTCTCCGGCGAACCGGAAGATGTCATTTACCTGAATGTCGACCACGACAAGATGGTCGGCCTTGGTATTTCGATGACCGACATCACCAGCGTGCTCGATGCGGAAAACCGGATCCAGACCAACGGATCCGGCATTTCAGGGGACAAGCGCATCCGGTTGATGACGGCATCCGCCTTTGACGATTTTACGGGCATTCAGGATCTCGTGATCGGCCGGCCGGGCACCACGGCGATGATCCGCTTGTCGGACATTGCGACGCTGGAACTTGGTGAACCTGAACGGCCGTCCCGGCTGATCAGCCACAACGGACAGGAAGCGGTCACCATAGGTGTTTCGCAGATCGACGGTACGAACATCGTTGAAGTCGGCGGCCTTGTGATTGAAAAACTCGCAGAGGTCGAAGCGCAACTGCCGGTGGGGATGCAGATCCATCCGATCTACGAGCAGAACATCGTTGTCGACGAATCTGTGAACGGCTTCATCATCAACCTCGCAGCCTCGGTGGTGATTGTGATCGCGGTCCTGGCGTTGTTCATGGGATGGCGCGCTGCTCTGGTAGTCGGAACCGTGCTTCTGTTGACGGTGATGGCAACGGTCCTGTTCATGCGGTTGTTTGCCATCGAGATGGAGCGGATTTCGCTTGGCGCCCTGATCATCGCGATGGGCATGCTGGTGGACAACGCCATCGTTGTCGCAGAAGGCATGATGATCAACATGCAGCGCGGCATGCGGGCGATCGAAGCAGCCAGCAAGGTGGTCAAACAGACCATGTGGCCGCTGCTTGGTGCGACTGTGATCGGCATTATGGCATTTTCGGGCATCGGTCTGTCCCCAGATGCAACGGGTGAGTTCCTGTTCTCGCTCTTTGCGGTTATCGGGATATCGCTGCTGCTTTCCTGGATATTTGCGATCACGGTGACGCCTTTGTTCGGAAAATACTTTTTCCGCACAGCTGAGGGAGTTGGCGATGATCATGATCCCTACAAAGGCATCCTTTATACAATCTACCGGAAGTTCCTGATTGGAACGCTGCATGCCCGTCTGCTGACAATCGCGGTGTTGATTGGCGTGACGGTTGCTTGTGTGATGGCCTTCGGCAATGTGAAACAGGCCTTCTTTCCGGATAGCAACACGCCGCTCTTTTATGTCCATTATTGGAAACCTCAAGGCACCGACATCCGGTCTACCGAGGCGGATCTGAGGGACATGGAAGCCGTTGTCCTCGCAGATGAACGGGTCAAAACGGTCACCAGTTTTGCCGGCGGCGGGGCAACCCGTTTTATGCTTACGTATTCGCCGGAAGATGCAAATCCCGCCTACGGCCACATGATCATCAGGACCCACAGCCGGGATGACATTGATGCTCTGGCGTTGGATTTGCGGGAGCAATTCGGTGAACGGTTCCCGTCAGCCCAGATCATCACCAAACGTCTGGTCTTTGGTCCTGGCGGCGGAGCGAAGATCGAGGCGCGGTTCTCAGGACCGGATGAGAACATCCTGAAGCGTCTCGGGGAGGAAGCCCGGGCCGTCTTCCAGATGCCGGACAATCGCCTGGCGGACGTCAACACGGATTGGCGCCAGCGCGAACTTGTGGTCCGGCCGATCTTTGACGAAGACCGCGCCCGGATTTCCGGAATTACACGGGAAGAACTGTCTCTTTCACTGCAGTTCGCCACTGAGGGTGTTCAGGTCGGTGCGTACCGCGATATCGACGAAAGCATTCCGATCGTGGCCCGAAAGGCCGGAACTGACGGTATTTCGGTGAACGAAAGTGTGTCGGACTCGGTTGTCTGGAGCGCCAGCCAACGCCGGTACGTTCCGGTCGACCAGGTCGTTCAGGAGTTTGTCATGGAACCGCAGGACACCTTGATCCAGCGCCGCGACCGTGTGCGGACCATAACAGTGGCTGCGGAAACCACCGGCGGCGAAACAGCGACGGCCGCGCTTGCCCGTGTCCGACCTCAGATTGAAGCCATCGCGCTTCCGCGAGGTTATGCGCTGGAGTGGGGCGGGGAATACGAGAGCACCAATGACGCGCAAGCGTCTCTTGGTGCGCAGCTTCCGCTTGGTTTCCTGGTCATGCTGATCATCTCGATCCTGCTGTTTGGCTCGATCCGGCAACCGCTGATCATCTGGTTGATGGTGCCGATGTCGATCAATGGCGTTGCGATTGCCCTTCTTGCGACAGATACGGCTTTCGGATTTATGTCGCTGCTCGGCTTCCTGTCGCTCTCAGGCATGCTGATTAAGAATGCGATTGTTTTGCTTGAGGAAATCGATCTGATGATCCGGGAGGGCAAAGAGAAGTATCAGGCCATCGTTGAGGCGAGTGTCTCGCGTATGCGGCCCGTGATGCTGGCGGCGGTCACAACAATCCTTGGCATGGCGCCGTTGTTGTCGGATGCTTTCTTCCGCGGCATGGCGGTCACCATCATGGGCGGTCTGGCCTTCGCGACAGTCCTGACATTGATTGCAGCGCCTGTTCTCTATGCGCTGTTCTTCCGTATCCGGCCCACGAAAACAACGAAAACACCGTCTTCCAAAGAAGAAACCGTCCCAACCGCCGCGGCACCCGTGCCCGGCGAATAA
- a CDS encoding fatty acid desaturase: protein MHPSQIQDLVDHCEQYRTPNNVTAVFQVLTTVPLFVALVAAMYVTVDISYWITLALSVPTAGLIVRLFIIQHDCGHGSFFSSKTANDTIGRLMSILTLTPYAYWQRAHALHHATSSNLDRRGFGDIDTLTLEEFRSLPFVKRVWYRIYRNPFFMTFVGGVLHFLIIQRLPFTVQRPSWKMTASVLLLDLAIVAVYGTLAFFMGWVHFALVFAPIVVLSAAAGVWLFYIQHQFEETHWSRDGVWDRKTAAILGSSYYELPAILNWFTGNIGLHHIHHLCSHIPNYRLQECMAGKPELASINKLTIWESLESAHLALWDEDTKRLVPFSAA from the coding sequence GTGCATCCGAGCCAGATTCAGGATCTTGTCGATCATTGCGAGCAGTATCGTACGCCGAACAACGTAACGGCAGTTTTCCAGGTTCTCACGACCGTGCCTTTGTTCGTTGCTCTGGTTGCCGCCATGTATGTCACGGTGGACATCAGCTATTGGATCACGCTGGCTCTTTCAGTCCCGACCGCTGGATTGATCGTCCGCTTGTTTATCATCCAGCATGACTGCGGCCACGGGTCTTTCTTCTCGTCCAAAACCGCCAATGATACGATCGGGCGGTTGATGAGCATCTTGACCCTGACACCCTACGCGTATTGGCAGCGGGCGCATGCTCTTCACCATGCCACATCATCCAACCTCGACCGGCGCGGCTTTGGCGACATTGATACGCTGACGCTTGAGGAATTCCGTTCCCTGCCATTCGTCAAACGCGTCTGGTACCGGATCTATCGGAATCCGTTTTTCATGACGTTCGTCGGCGGTGTTCTGCACTTTTTGATTATCCAGCGGCTCCCGTTTACCGTTCAGCGCCCGTCCTGGAAGATGACTGCCAGCGTGCTCTTGTTGGATCTTGCCATTGTTGCCGTTTATGGCACTCTCGCGTTCTTTATGGGGTGGGTACATTTCGCGCTCGTTTTTGCACCGATCGTGGTACTGTCGGCCGCAGCCGGCGTCTGGCTCTTCTACATCCAGCATCAGTTTGAAGAGACGCATTGGTCGCGTGATGGCGTTTGGGATCGGAAAACCGCGGCAATCCTCGGCTCGTCTTATTATGAGTTGCCAGCCATACTCAATTGGTTCACAGGCAACATTGGCCTGCATCACATCCACCACCTTTGCAGTCACATTCCGAATTACCGTTTGCAGGAATGCATGGCGGGGAAACCGGAGCTGGCCTCGATTAATAAGCTCACCATTTGGGAAAGCCTGGAAAGCGCGCATCTGGCGCTGTGGGATGAAGACACCAAAAGGCTGGTACCGTTCTCGGCGGCCTAA
- a CDS encoding substrate-binding periplasmic protein, translated as MRMFFVQLFIFLFAATAVADEKPTKIRLTNGEWAPYQSQDLPGYGVSSQLVTKAFEAVGIDVEYGFFPWNRAMLLVEQGAWDGTFMWVLTPERERLYLASDPLFVLREVIFYSKDNPVEAKELKDLNGKVMGALDSSAFGQQFAPLIDDGSIIVARVPNNQQLFQMLAMGRVDFVPELETSGYEAALAHLTEDQQKRIGHLERLTYPWSYHLLISRQTEHGPYFVDAFNRGMQIIRANGEFDRIIGPYIRPRSLN; from the coding sequence ATGAGGATGTTTTTCGTTCAGCTGTTCATTTTTCTGTTTGCGGCAACCGCTGTCGCGGATGAAAAACCCACAAAGATACGTCTCACCAATGGCGAATGGGCACCTTATCAGTCCCAAGACTTACCGGGATACGGAGTTTCGTCTCAACTTGTGACGAAGGCTTTCGAAGCGGTCGGCATAGACGTTGAATACGGTTTCTTTCCCTGGAACCGGGCGATGCTGCTTGTGGAGCAGGGCGCTTGGGACGGCACTTTCATGTGGGTGCTGACGCCGGAGCGGGAGCGCCTCTACCTTGCCAGCGACCCGTTGTTTGTTTTGCGGGAGGTCATTTTCTACTCAAAAGACAATCCTGTTGAAGCGAAGGAATTGAAGGACTTGAACGGCAAGGTCATGGGGGCGCTGGATTCCAGTGCATTCGGACAGCAGTTTGCTCCCTTGATTGATGATGGATCGATCATCGTCGCGAGAGTTCCGAACAATCAGCAGCTTTTTCAGATGCTGGCCATGGGCCGGGTCGATTTCGTACCTGAGCTTGAAACCAGCGGGTACGAGGCTGCCCTGGCGCATCTGACGGAAGATCAGCAAAAGCGGATTGGTCACTTGGAGAGGCTGACCTATCCATGGTCTTACCACTTGTTGATTTCTCGGCAGACGGAACATGGCCCGTATTTCGTGGATGCCTTCAACCGCGGTATGCAGATCATCAGAGCCAACGGCGAATTTGACCGAATTATTGGCCCGTATATCCGGCCCCGGTCTTTGAATTAA
- a CDS encoding YdcH family protein, which translates to MYARLKSLQSQHGTLDNLIQREEQHPYPDVEHIRSLKKFKLRLRDEIQRVERTLRPAQTA; encoded by the coding sequence ATGTACGCACGTCTGAAATCCCTTCAAAGCCAGCACGGCACCTTAGACAACCTGATCCAGCGGGAAGAACAGCACCCTTATCCAGACGTGGAGCACATCCGATCTCTCAAGAAATTCAAGCTGCGATTGCGCGATGAAATTCAGCGCGTGGAACGCACACTCCGCCCCGCCCAAACTGCGTGA
- a CDS encoding hydrogen peroxide-inducible genes activator, with protein sequence MGYRPSARQLEYFIALAEEGHFGKAAKKCHVSQPTLSNQFKLLEDSVDTTLVERGTTGVRLTAAGERLLPLARHALEVLDDFVTAAEAGRENLGGLIRLGVPSTFGPYFMPYLLPILKSKYPELELYIREDRPVVLEQQILDGTLDCIISPDLAGSERLQVLKLCQEELSLAVPRTHPLSGLEVIPVDMLQGERLLTLSQGFRLHDDVQSLARASGADFRQDYEGTSLDALRQMVSIGMGLCLFPAAYIASEFGKEPDIVLKQVAEMKTRRTICIAWRRNSARHNHFQTLYELSHEAIESMNVPGVEPTAG encoded by the coding sequence ATGGGTTATCGACCGTCGGCGCGGCAGCTGGAGTATTTTATTGCTCTGGCAGAGGAAGGGCATTTTGGCAAAGCAGCGAAGAAGTGCCATGTTTCCCAGCCGACTTTATCTAACCAGTTCAAATTGTTGGAAGACAGTGTTGATACAACACTCGTAGAGCGCGGTACGACCGGTGTGCGGCTGACTGCAGCTGGAGAACGGCTGTTGCCGCTGGCGCGCCACGCGTTGGAGGTGTTGGACGATTTTGTGACTGCTGCAGAAGCCGGGCGTGAAAATCTCGGCGGCCTGATCCGGTTGGGGGTGCCGTCCACATTTGGGCCATATTTCATGCCGTACCTCTTGCCGATTCTGAAGTCGAAATACCCGGAACTTGAGCTTTATATCCGGGAAGACCGGCCAGTGGTTCTGGAGCAGCAAATCCTGGATGGCACTTTGGACTGCATCATATCCCCCGACTTGGCGGGGTCAGAGCGTCTTCAAGTTTTGAAGCTGTGCCAGGAAGAGTTGTCGCTTGCTGTGCCGCGGACACATCCGCTTTCGGGCCTTGAAGTCATTCCGGTCGACATGCTTCAGGGCGAAAGGCTTTTGACGCTGAGCCAAGGGTTTCGGCTTCACGACGATGTTCAGTCCCTGGCGCGGGCGAGCGGCGCTGATTTCCGTCAGGACTATGAGGGGACGAGCCTCGATGCTCTGCGGCAAATGGTTTCCATCGGCATGGGTCTGTGCCTGTTTCCAGCGGCCTATATTGCGTCCGAGTTCGGAAAAGAACCGGATATCGTCTTGAAGCAGGTTGCGGAAATGAAAACCCGCCGGACAATATGCATTGCCTGGCGGCGCAACAGTGCCCGGCACAATCATTTTCAAACGCTGTATGAATTGTCCCATGAAGCGATTGAGAGCATGAATGTTCCCGGAGTGGAACCAACTGCGGGATGA
- a CDS encoding protein adenylyltransferase SelO — MTTQPPAFQFDNTYARELPGFYVEWQGASVPDPKLVLLNTPLAGELGLEPTALSAAEMAAVFAGSASPEGASPLAQVYAGHQFGGFSPQLGDGRALLIGEVIDQEGHRRDIQLKGSGRTPFSRGGDGKAVIGPVLREYILGEAMHALGVPTTRALAAVTTGEMIQREGLKPGAVLTRVASSHLRVGTFQFFAARSDTDKVRQLADYAIARHDPDLADADDRHLRFLARVVDRQAQLVSKWMLIGFVHGVMNTDNTTISGETIDYGPCAFLDGYDPAAVFSSIDHGGRYAFGRQPTIMQWNLARLAEALLPLFDPADLDRAVELATQELNKFPDLYRSAWLNGMSKKLGLTDVQDEDVTLFEDLLGAMAASGADYTLVFRRLSNAVSGNTAPLFDLFEDKAGISAWVIRWEQRRSSEGRPAEEISRGMNRVNPIYIPRNHKVEEALDASEAGDYHLVEELLDVLKDPYEERAGLEAYGTPAPQDFGPYQTFCGT, encoded by the coding sequence ATGACCACGCAGCCACCTGCCTTTCAGTTCGACAACACTTACGCTCGTGAACTTCCCGGGTTCTACGTCGAGTGGCAGGGCGCGTCCGTACCGGACCCGAAACTGGTCCTGTTAAACACCCCGCTTGCAGGTGAACTTGGTCTTGAACCCACCGCTCTTTCGGCTGCTGAAATGGCTGCTGTCTTTGCCGGCTCCGCAAGTCCTGAAGGGGCTTCCCCTCTCGCCCAAGTCTATGCCGGTCATCAATTTGGCGGGTTTTCGCCCCAGCTCGGCGACGGCCGGGCGCTCTTGATTGGCGAGGTGATCGATCAGGAAGGCCATCGCCGCGACATACAACTTAAGGGCTCCGGCCGGACACCGTTCTCACGCGGTGGCGACGGTAAAGCCGTGATTGGCCCGGTCCTGAGGGAATACATCCTCGGCGAGGCCATGCATGCGCTCGGTGTGCCAACGACACGTGCGCTTGCGGCCGTGACAACCGGCGAAATGATCCAACGTGAAGGCCTGAAACCTGGCGCTGTGCTCACCCGTGTTGCGTCCAGCCATTTGCGGGTCGGGACCTTCCAATTCTTTGCGGCCCGAAGCGATACAGACAAGGTGCGGCAGCTGGCGGACTACGCCATCGCGCGGCATGACCCTGACCTTGCAGATGCGGATGATCGACATTTGCGTTTCCTTGCCCGTGTTGTGGACCGGCAAGCGCAACTGGTTTCCAAATGGATGCTGATCGGCTTTGTCCATGGTGTGATGAACACGGACAACACTACGATCTCCGGTGAAACGATCGACTACGGCCCTTGCGCATTTTTGGACGGTTATGATCCGGCCGCTGTCTTTAGTTCAATCGATCATGGTGGACGCTATGCGTTTGGCCGTCAGCCGACCATCATGCAGTGGAACTTGGCACGTTTGGCGGAGGCCCTGCTGCCCTTGTTTGATCCAGCGGACCTCGACAGAGCCGTGGAACTCGCAACTCAGGAACTCAACAAATTTCCAGACCTCTATCGATCCGCCTGGCTCAATGGCATGTCCAAAAAACTTGGCCTGACTGATGTACAAGATGAAGACGTCACTCTGTTTGAGGATCTCCTCGGCGCAATGGCGGCATCCGGGGCTGACTACACGTTGGTTTTCCGGCGTCTCTCTAATGCGGTCTCTGGAAACACCGCTCCTCTTTTTGATCTCTTCGAAGACAAAGCGGGCATATCCGCGTGGGTAATTCGCTGGGAGCAACGGCGCTCCTCAGAAGGGCGCCCTGCCGAAGAAATCAGCCGCGGAATGAACCGAGTGAACCCGATCTACATTCCACGCAATCACAAGGTTGAAGAGGCGCTGGATGCCTCAGAAGCTGGAGATTATCATCTGGTTGAAGAGCTGCTGGATGTCTTGAAGGATCCTTATGAGGAACGTGCAGGGTTGGAGGCTTACGGAACACCGGCACCTCAAGACTTTGGCCCTTACCAGACATTTTGCGGGACCTGA